Proteins from a single region of Aureibacter tunicatorum:
- the ccoG gene encoding cytochrome c oxidase accessory protein CcoG, with amino-acid sequence MMDTDNIYDVDEQYRDSISTVDKDGKRVWLYPKKPFDGFMHKLRKIVAFVLLALLFTAPFIKVNGEPFLLFNIFERKFVIFGTVFWPQDFFIFVLGAISFIIFIVLFTVVFGRVWCGWACPQTIFMEMVFRKIEYWIEGDAVQQKKLKKAPWNTDKILKKGLKHTIFIVISLAISHLVMAYLIGVDEVKEIITQSPMNHLSGFMGLMFFTGIFYWVFSYFREQACIAVCPYGRLQGVFINQDTIAVMYDWLRGEPRGKIKKNLDQSEKGDCVDCNLCVHVCPTGIDIRNGTQLECVNCTACIDACDHVMDKVGKPRGLIRLASHDSVEKGRKKLFTTRVKAYSVVLTILVSSFLYMLLSRGQVETTLLRVPGMLYQEQEGGYISNLYNGQFINKSADSLTLKLKVLNFSDVKVRKVGGDEIVVPPNSMVEGVFFIEIPEKDLNGLKTKLDLGVFSHDEQVESLTTNFMGPAK; translated from the coding sequence ATGATGGATACTGATAACATTTATGACGTTGATGAACAGTATAGAGATTCGATCAGTACTGTAGACAAAGATGGCAAAAGGGTATGGCTTTACCCTAAGAAGCCATTTGACGGGTTTATGCACAAGTTGCGAAAAATAGTGGCTTTTGTATTGTTGGCTTTGCTTTTCACTGCTCCTTTCATAAAAGTGAATGGAGAACCTTTTCTTCTGTTCAATATATTTGAGCGCAAGTTCGTGATCTTCGGGACTGTATTCTGGCCTCAGGATTTCTTTATTTTCGTATTGGGAGCGATATCCTTTATTATTTTCATTGTGTTGTTCACGGTTGTTTTTGGTCGTGTTTGGTGCGGCTGGGCATGTCCTCAGACAATTTTCATGGAAATGGTATTCAGGAAAATCGAATATTGGATAGAAGGAGATGCTGTGCAGCAAAAAAAGCTGAAAAAGGCGCCTTGGAATACCGACAAGATTTTAAAAAAAGGGCTTAAGCATACAATCTTTATCGTTATTTCTTTGGCAATATCCCATTTAGTCATGGCGTATTTGATTGGTGTGGATGAGGTTAAAGAAATTATCACTCAATCCCCAATGAATCACTTGAGCGGATTTATGGGCTTGATGTTCTTTACAGGAATATTTTATTGGGTTTTCTCTTACTTTAGAGAGCAAGCATGCATAGCTGTTTGTCCTTACGGAAGACTGCAAGGCGTATTTATCAATCAGGACACAATCGCTGTGATGTATGACTGGTTGAGAGGAGAGCCGAGAGGCAAGATCAAAAAAAATCTTGATCAATCTGAAAAAGGAGATTGCGTGGATTGCAATTTATGTGTGCATGTGTGCCCTACAGGAATTGATATTCGTAATGGGACGCAATTGGAATGTGTTAACTGCACCGCATGTATTGATGCTTGCGATCATGTCATGGACAAGGTTGGCAAACCCAGAGGTCTGATAAGACTTGCTTCTCATGATAGTGTGGAAAAGGGTAGGAAGAAATTGTTTACAACAAGAGTAAAGGCTTATTCAGTTGTATTGACGATTTTGGTGAGTTCTTTTTTGTACATGTTGCTTTCCAGAGGACAAGTTGAAACTACTCTGTTAAGGGTTCCGGGAATGTTGTACCAAGAGCAAGAGGGCGGTTATATCAGTAATCTGTATAATGGGCAGTTTATTAATAAGTCCGCGGATAGTTTAACCTTGAAATTGAAGGTCCTTAATTTTTCTGATGTGAAAGTCAGAAAAGTTGGCGGAGATGAAATTGTCGTGCCGCCAAATTCTATGGTAGAGGGTGTGTTTTTCATCGAAATACCAGAGAAAGATTTAAATGGTCTTAAAACGAAATTAGACTTGGGTGTATTTTCTCATGATGAGCAGGTTGAGAGTTTGACAACCAACTTCATGGGGCCGGCCAAGTAG
- a CDS encoding cbb3-type cytochrome c oxidase N-terminal domain-containing protein, which yields MRIYKCNNMLLTRISKQKKYLLTALLPLLSLTANASSEASIQDSETFIQVLLGITTVISFLVLIAVVIVYKVVHLLLIKEEEKVALAEGREAPVRLSFWDRFNQSMTDAVPIENEAEILLDHDYDGIKELDNHLPPWWKYLFYATIVFAAVYLALYQVFDVMPNQEQEYQAELKIAEQQKLLAAMSIDENSVEFSDDPEVLASGAAIYAANCAACHRDDGGGGVGPNLTDDYWIHGGTIGDIFKTIKYGVPQKGMISWQKKLTPSKISDVSSYIKSIRGTNPENAKEPQGVEVKE from the coding sequence ATGCGAATATATAAATGCAATAATATGTTATTGACAAGAATATCTAAACAAAAAAAATATTTGCTGACGGCTTTGCTGCCTTTGTTGAGCTTAACCGCTAATGCATCGTCGGAAGCGTCTATTCAAGACTCTGAAACCTTTATTCAAGTATTGCTGGGAATAACAACAGTTATTTCATTTCTAGTATTGATAGCGGTGGTTATCGTTTACAAAGTGGTTCACTTGCTTTTAATCAAAGAAGAGGAAAAAGTTGCTTTGGCTGAAGGTCGTGAAGCTCCTGTTCGTTTGAGCTTCTGGGATAGATTCAATCAATCGATGACTGATGCTGTGCCTATTGAGAATGAGGCAGAGATCTTATTGGATCATGATTATGATGGCATCAAGGAACTTGACAATCACTTGCCGCCGTGGTGGAAGTACTTGTTTTATGCGACAATTGTTTTCGCCGCTGTTTATCTGGCTTTGTATCAAGTGTTCGATGTGATGCCTAATCAGGAGCAAGAGTATCAAGCTGAGTTGAAAATCGCTGAACAACAGAAGTTGTTGGCAGCGATGAGCATTGATGAAAATAGCGTGGAATTCAGCGATGATCCAGAGGTGCTTGCGTCAGGCGCTGCGATTTATGCAGCCAATTGTGCCGCATGCCACAGAGATGACGGAGGTGGAGGCGTAGGACCTAACCTGACGGATGATTATTGGATTCATGGTGGAACTATTGGGGATATCTTCAAAACGATCAAGTATGGAGTTCCGCAAAAGGGTATGATTTCATGGCAGAAAAAATTGACGCCATCTAAGATTAGTGACGTTTCTTCATACATAAAGAGCATTAGAGGAACAAATCCTGAAAATGCTAAAGAACCTCAAGGTGTAGAAGTGAAAGAGTAG
- a CDS encoding cbb3-type cytochrome c oxidase subunit 3 — MFKHYFETIQDIEVGPLISLVIFVTFFVGLSIWIYFLSDKYVKHMKNMPIEESDGINEGQVA, encoded by the coding sequence ATGTTCAAGCATTATTTCGAAACTATTCAAGACATTGAGGTCGGACCGCTGATTTCATTAGTGATCTTTGTGACGTTTTTTGTTGGCCTGTCGATTTGGATTTATTTCTTGTCGGACAAGTATGTGAAGCATATGAAAAATATGCCGATAGAGGAGTCTGATGGAATCAATGAAGGTCAAGTAGCTTAG